ttctgtcctgtatggattgtcatgtgtgtgtttaaatgtgatttgtggctaaatctttgtccacatagatcacagcagaaaggcttctctcctgtgtggattctcatgtgtctgtttaaatgtgattttcggctaaatctttgtccacatagatcacaacagaaaggcttctgtcctgtatggattgtcatgtgtgtgtttaaatgtgatttgtggctaaatctttgtccacatagatcacaacagaaaggcttctgtcctgtgtggattctcatgtgtgtgtttatagttgatttttggctaaatctttgtccacatagatcacaacagaaaggcttctctcctgtgtggattctcatgtgtgtgtttaaagttgatttgcagctaaatctttgtccacatagatcacaacagaaaggcttctgtcctgtgtggattctcatgtgtcttcTTAAAACTGATTTATCGTTACATccttttccacatagatcacaacagaaaggcttctctcctgtgtggattctcctgtgtgtgtttaaatatgatttgtggctaaatctttgtccacatagatcacaacagaaaggcttctgtcctgtgtggattttcatgtgtgtgttaaaagctgatttatagataaatctttgtccacatagatcacaacagaaaggcttctgtcctgtgtggattttcatgtgtctgtttaaagctgattttcggctaaatctttttccacatagatcacagcagaaaagcttctgtcctgtgtggattctcatgtgtgtgtttaaatgtgatttgttgctaaatctttgtccacatagatcacaacagaaaggcttctgtcctgtgtggattctcatgtgtgtgtttatagttgatttttggctaaatctttgtccacatagatcacaacagaaaggcttctctcctgtgtggattctcatgtgtgtgtttaaagttgatttgcagctaaatctttgtccacatagatcacaacagaaaggcttctgtcctgtgtggattctcatgtgtcttcTTAAAACTGATTTATCGTTACATccttttccacatagatcacaacagaaaggcttctctcctgtgtggattctcctgtgtgtgtttaaatatgatttgtggctaaatctttgtccacatagatcacaacagaaaggcttctgtcctgtgtggattttcatgtgtgtgttaaaagctgatttatagataaatctttgtccacatagatcacaacagaaaggcttctgtcctgtgtggattttcatgtgtctgtttaaagctgattttcggctaaatctttttccacatagatcacagcagaaaagcttctgtcctgtgtggattctcatgtgtgtgtttaaatgtgatttgttgctaaatctttgtccacatagatcacagcaataaggcttctgtcctgtgtggattctcatgtgtgtatttaaattggatttttggctaaatctttgtccacatagatcacaacagaaaggcttctgtcctgtgtggattctcatgtgtctgtttgaatgtgatttgtggctaaatctttgtccacatagatcacagcaataaggcttctgtcctgtgtggattctcatgtgtgtatttaaattagatttgtgGCTAaaactttgtccacatagatcacaacagaaaggcttctgtcctgtgtggattctcatgtgtgtgtttaaatgtgatttttggctaaatctttgtccacatatatcacagcagaaaggtttctgtcctgtgtggattctcatgtgtgtgtttaaatatgattttctaataaatgttttgccacagtctttacagctaagcttcactcctgtctggactttccttcgtgagtccacatttttcttctctgtagaacatttcttatatccagagtctgacaagtgcttcagctcagagagagggtgctctacatcactgtcctcttcatccttctcactgtcttcagcctctgaagaagtggaagcatctccatgatttTGTATTCTggtggattcttctccatcattctcttctggaagctctctgcctttaatctggtctggataaagctgtgagagcagcagagactgttcatcatccagactctttatgggaggagaagagactggaaacctgatggcattaatcacctccttcccattgagctgctctcctggcagactgatgtagactcccttctggttctccttgatgtgggggggctttggatCATGCAGGTCAGCacgaggtctgtggtctaaagaagcttcttctttaacaatcagcttctgcttaacatctgcaggaaacattgaaacacattatgcacataAAGTATTTTGATGTCAGcttgaattgaatatatatttctgcaatttagtttgatttaattcattgaTTTAACTACTACTTGttcttagtgtttattttatttttattttttttccccagtgtcctgtctagcaatgtggcaatagggattgatgtctcaatgccagatagagctcgacatattttgcttttacaagtggagcgaacagttttcgccatagtgctccgcttgatttatgcttgtaaatagctgtattgtgattcctgcagggagaatttcaaattatatggacattacaatgggagagtaaaggaagaacaagaagagaaaaaaaaagagaagaggtgaaagaaagaagagataaaagggagagaatgataaaacgtcctccgtctgctccatcacctggaaagagagatgcaaaaagaacagcacaaccaacagacataaagcaacagatacaatcgaataacaccttgatatcattgctaaatcatatgtattattatttaagctgacatgtgtaatgtgatacctgaaaaaagaaaatgaaagaacataaataaataaattataagctttctgtatataagtgaacatttattaccttggacccagcacctgtgggagtttgtgagagtgcactagtttaggtgaagattatccagaaatagcttgatagtggttgtggagaaccaaaggcccgccttccccgagcacagaggcaggagtcaggggacccataaccccggactcccaaaggggcccctaaagcagggcgcccaggaggggcaGACAcgggatatctgcaaccccccccccccacccaaaggaaagaggaaagacgaccccaaggaaagaggagagatgaccccaaggaaatcccccagccaccgcaatgccgacgcccccaaaagccgcggggacgagcccatgggctccgccggcagccagccccgctgaagtggtcccgaccatgggccctgagggccagaggccccaggggcgccccgcacCCGCGGCGGGGGCCCGGCCGCCCCCCAGGGTGCCAGGCCCCACGAAGcagccgccgggagtgggctgccccccccccccccccagaacccgccccaaacccgaggcccaccaacgcgccagagggccaaggcacctgccagcgcagcggaggagggcaggatgtggggggatgggctccgcacctatcggagacttgagatattcttgggagagggagcggaccggacccatacctggaaaaaaaaaaaaaggaaaactcattcacaccatctctccctagtgccccactcaccacacacagatttaaaaaaaaaaaaaaaagacgctgtacacacattcccacataacattcgcatccaacactgacaagaggggggggggtcaccccaaatcaactatacgactgcttgtgcccgacccccggccccgcccccggaccagacagcccccggaccgggccccccaaagagggggggccaacacgacccgtacgagccacccagccagaacccccctcacgccctaaatacctaataccCCCtacctcccccaccttaccctagccatccctgccccccacccctcctggggggagcagaggcgtcagccccagaccatgcaagccgctggctacccatagcagccccccgccaagaccccggacacagtggcccgcacctcctccaggccccagactccttgcctccattGGAGAACgagggtgtgcaaaagacccccgatcctccctgtgtttaaaaactgggagcgccgaagagggtgcacggcacagcccaccccccctccggaaggaagctggtgccagcacACCCCCTCCAGgaaactgcccagaaccctcaatgtctaagtgtgAGAGGAgatgaagggagccgtccgaggtgaggcccacacaacataagccccccagccagacgtcttccccccacccataccatggcctacatgagtgtgcgttgtgaaaatatTTGGAGTGAAACTGTCTAAGATgcataataaaattggggagagggacgtcaccagaaagtggcaacctccagtaacgccccctccccaaggacctacacgTGTGGCggtgtgatggagcaggcagagggaggagtccggggaaggggagcaaaggactgggaagccatcccagggagccagctcccctactgactccaataggcacccccgctccccgaaagccccacccagagaagggggcctcgccagcggaaCCATCGTAGCCCGGGAGACAGGGAGAGGCcacagggcccgccagccaatcacccaccaggaccaacacctcaacccccccagcccacccaccgagcctactggctttaccccccccccccccaaaaaaaaaaaaaaaaaaagttaataaataagagggggggaccctggccagagatgttaatgaccatgcccccctaccagctcaacaggccccgaggcccccccagcgcaccagaggctgTTTCTTATGTCTTGTTTGTGTACAgttccttgcaaaagttttcacacctcTGAATTTTCCATGTTCTtttgcctcacaacctgccaCATAATATGGATTGTTGGATGATTTATTTGATCAATTTAGTtttcaccatttcatttacagaacatgcagacaagtaaaacacaaaataaaccaacaGAAAACTGGGCGATATGTCCTACAATCAATATAGCGATATAACGGGCAGTTCACCTCGATACCGATTAGTGGacgataaaacacaaaaaccacaAGCTACTTCAAAGCCAGGGATATTGATGGTATAATCCACCTAGACAATCATGGTGACTGCCCTTATcccatcttatttttttcccagtgtcctttctggcaatgtggcaataagaattgttctcttaatgccaaaaagagctcaacaggttttactttcacTAGTGGAGCAGtacagcttttgccatagtcctccgcttgatttatgcatgtgaatggttttattataattcatgcgggggatatctcaaattatatggacattacaatgtAAAAGTATGAGagcaaaggaagaacaagaaaaaaggtgaaaaggttaaagaaagaggagataaaaggaagagaatgataaaacgtcttcagtctgcttcatcacctgcaaagagagacgcaaaaagaacagcacaaccaacggatatAGTATAACAGacacaataaagtaacaccttgacACCATTGCTGAATTGCATGTATTAGTATTTAATCTGGCATGTATAATGTGGTAgctgaaattaaaaaatatgggCTTTCTGTATGGAAGGGAATCAATTTCAGTGATTACCTACTGGGTCTGGGGCCTGGTATtattggatgtgagtgttatgtgtgaatgtcgtccttttttcttttttgagtcTGTGCATTGCAAGGTCTGAatgagactgtgtgtgtgtcctttttgtttatttgtcaggttcgGGTCTGaactgctccctctcccaagaacatctcaagtctcgcagcagagcagcagagcaggGGCCCAGGACATCAGAAACTGTTTTTCTGAGAATGGTGAGGATAAAACTACAGAGGACAGCTGAACAATTAGCCTAGTTGTTCATTCATTTTATGTCTGTAACATTACCAGAGGAGTCACTAGGTTTTAAGGACGGGGGGGTTATTGttctataaaaataataaaacaatataaactaATACAAAATAGATACAAtgatatgttaaaataaattaaaataaacttctcaaacTGAGCTGAAAGCCAAGGAGAAATAATGTTTCAAGagctgatttaaaaacatttgtttgatttgttataGCAGCTTATTCCAAAGTTTGGGGGTAGCAGCTGAAAACGTTGCTTACCTCTCAACTTGCTCTTAGGCTTTGGGATAATTGACAGTAACTACACTGCCAGCCTCAATGAGTGTGACGGAGCATACGCTTGAATCAGGTCAGATACTGAGACCATGACCTTGTgaacacttaaaaacaaataaagaacttCAAAATCAATTTGGAAATTAACTGGAACCCAATGTAGAGATATCTAAACAGAAGTGATAAGTTCTCATTTCTTTGCATCAGGTAAATGACGAGagaatttgttgattgaaatatagtgttaagtcagataaacagcattatatagtgatgttctctggatgtttatttatttctgttaataaattcttgatcttgaagagaagttgtcactcctttattctatatttgggcagagtttgctgttaaaagaacgtcaGTGgttgaatcattcctttcaactattgtcctgatatcagctgtttgggctgatattcaccagacagtACCTAACAgacaaaaagttatttattaaacattaaccAACTTAAAACAATGtgtaataacaacaataaagactAATTTCTCTTTAACATTGTCCTAAAAAACATGGCTGGATGAATTTTTGGATATGAACCCAATGGGTAAAGGCTTGGTGTCAACCATATATGGCAACTCTGTCAGTTGGCCGTTTGAAAAACCTATGAGAGGAAGAACTAGAGGAATCCTTCATGGATGAAGTCTGGCAGGCTGCAGTTGAAAGAATTCACTCCTCATCAATCTGCATCAGACATGGCCAGCTGCAGTTTAAGGTGCTGCACAGGCTGCACTTTTCTCCAAGTAAAATAGTAAGAATAcatctaataaagttttttagAAAACAAGGATCAGGCTCCTATAACTCCCAAAATAACCCCTAATAAAGTTTTTATCAAACATATCACAGAGCACTacagtgaaagcagtaatgctccacttgtgaaagtaaacctGTTGGCCTCTCCTTGGCatcaagacagcaattcttgGTGCTCCAcaaccagacaggacacataaaaCACTGACAGAATCAAGGCTGCCAGACAACCGGCGCCACCGGGTCCTCAGACTACCACCAGCAACCAAAGCAGGTggagtgtcttgctcaaggGCACAACGACAGAGGATCGGTGTGGGGGTTCAAACTGCCAACCCACCAGTTAAAGGAAAAACTCCAAGCTCCTCCCCCACTGTCCATCAACCATCTGGGAGATCCAGTTTGTTTTGTGGTTCCTGGTGAAAACATCTGTGGACCAACCTGATCAGAAACTGGGATCTGAAGATTTATTTAGTATTTCCCCCAAAGCGGATGAGTTTTACTTTGCCTCCATATCTGACTGTGAAACTGGGATCCTGGCTGAGTTTGttccagcagcaggagcagctttgtGTTTCCTCACAGACCAGCAGACTCTAGCATGAACACTTGACCTAGAGAGTCAGGAGATCTGAACTGGAGCCTCTAGTCAGAGGTTGAAGAAATAGGATGGGAGCACGTAGAGTCAGACTGAGCTGACATTTTGTCTGATAGGAAGCTGATGAATCCacagagttttggcctttagctacaacacaggacacacaaacaaagtaaaccaatccttactgttgataggagcagcagttaatggaaacctgccatcagtctcctccttcacaaggagctgctctccttcctgacgggccccgggttcctcctgttcctcctttgtgtggaggggctctgactcctgctgctccccctcaggactctgttcttcaggagcctcttctttaacatctgcagccaacactgaaacacattacatgctttatgaacaactagatcattacaatgttacaatgatgggaaagattcagtttagagaaaaagatttgatcagcagtgtagagaaaactgaacctcaggaactgacagtttcaccctAGAAATGATCACCGGTAACTTTAGCATCATTGTGTTGTGGGaattttaatgtaattattctgttaaaaacatttaataatggCTAAAATAGATAGAATAAGACGAGCTATAATGTGACAGTTAAACAtcgatatataaatatatatttgttatatgattatatatttgtaGCTGATCAATTGAACAGTTAATATATAAAAGGCTTTTTATtagtttgttgcatttaatggcacagttttatattattagctactttttgacccagtatttatttaagtgagtcgctgatttatttctttatatattctaaatgttggcaggattggtcctccatactcaacagccagaagaaaacacgTGACCCTCTTTCTAAACAATATAAACCAAAAAGCGTTTTTTAGGGGATTTTTTCCAAGCACAAAGAAACGCTTGATACTAAACG
The DNA window shown above is from Fundulus heteroclitus isolate FHET01 chromosome 14, MU-UCD_Fhet_4.1, whole genome shotgun sequence and carries:
- the LOC118565819 gene encoding oocyte zinc finger protein XlCOF6-like, whose product is FCCDICGQRFSQKSHLNTHMRIHTGQKPFCCDLCGQSFSHKSNLNTHMRIHTGQKPYCCDLCGQRFSHKSHSNRHMRIHTGQKPFCCDLCGQRFSQKSNLNTHMRIHTGQKPYCCDLCGQRFSNKSHLNTHMRIHTGQKLFCCDLCGKRFSRKSALNRHMKIHTGQKPFCCDLCGQRFIYKSAFNTHMKIHTGQKPFCCDLCGQRFSHKSYLNTHRRIHTGEKPFCCDLCGKGCNDKSVLRRHMRIHTGQKPFCCDLCGQRFSCKSTLNTHMRIHTGEKPFCCDLCGQRFSQKSTINTHMRIHTGQKPFCCDLCGQRFSNKSHLNTHMRIHTGQKLFCCDLCGKRFSRKSALNRHMKIHTGQKPFCCDLCGQRFIYKSAFNTHMKIHTGQKPFCCDLCGQRFSHKSYLNTHRRIHTGEKPFCCDLCGKGCNDKSVLRRHMRIHTGQKPFCCDLCGQRFSCKSTLNTHMRIHTGEKPFCCDLCGQRFSQKSTINTHMRIHTGQKPFCCDLCGQRFSHKSHLNTHMTIHTGQKPFCCDLCGQRFSRKSHLNRHMRIHTGEKLTSVCYYPPDRLLTTALKHLSYPSFLLLPCTHQPSSLIALLAVFFSSPQPHSPSSCLPVTLPAVLLALPRPQRPPAFSGGFLAPSVCLAPHCSTRSPPVTSGPPAPAISIIPSQPGEDCRSHPPLLISFL